A stretch of the Marinobacter sp. JH2 genome encodes the following:
- the holA gene encoding DNA polymerase III subunit delta gives MKIQAGQLPQTLKKGLAPVYLVSGDEPLLVQECCDQIRKAAKSAGFHDRLTYHADQQLDWGSVANECNAMSLFAEKRRIEIHLPTGKLGDGRKVMEQILQSPPEDVILLLISAKLDAAETKRKWYKDLQANGVHVPVWPVDSDKFTGWLQQRASNHGLHITRAALTMLSERLEGNLLAASQELDRLTLLADGQTIDEETIEMAVQDSARFNGFELVTELLAGKAAHAGKIIGILQQEGENPLGLLSVLVRDLHLIIELKTALPPGDNPASFLKKRGVFQPKRAGAIQQAARRLSLAQLHRAIQLCGTTDRAAKGYGDLPPWHHLRDLSALLAGAH, from the coding sequence TTCAGGCCGGCCAACTCCCTCAAACGTTAAAAAAGGGTCTTGCACCGGTTTACCTCGTCTCGGGCGATGAACCGCTACTGGTTCAGGAGTGCTGTGACCAGATACGTAAGGCTGCCAAGAGTGCCGGTTTTCATGACCGCCTGACCTATCACGCTGACCAACAGCTGGACTGGGGTTCGGTGGCTAACGAATGCAATGCCATGTCGCTGTTCGCCGAAAAACGGCGCATTGAGATTCACTTGCCTACCGGAAAACTCGGTGATGGCCGAAAGGTGATGGAGCAGATACTCCAATCCCCGCCGGAAGACGTTATTCTGCTGCTGATCAGCGCCAAACTCGATGCCGCCGAAACCAAACGTAAGTGGTACAAGGATTTACAGGCCAATGGCGTGCATGTACCGGTTTGGCCTGTGGATTCGGACAAATTTACCGGCTGGCTGCAACAGCGGGCCAGCAACCATGGCCTGCACATTACCCGCGCAGCCCTGACGATGCTGTCAGAGCGGCTAGAGGGCAACCTGCTTGCCGCCAGTCAGGAACTGGACCGGCTGACCCTTCTCGCGGACGGCCAAACCATCGATGAAGAAACCATCGAAATGGCGGTTCAGGACAGCGCGCGATTTAACGGATTTGAGTTGGTTACTGAACTTCTCGCGGGCAAGGCGGCCCATGCTGGAAAGATCATCGGTATTCTGCAACAGGAAGGCGAAAACCCATTGGGCTTGCTCAGTGTGCTGGTTCGAGATCTGCATCTGATCATTGAACTGAAAACAGCCCTGCCCCCTGGCGATAATCCGGCCAGCTTTCTGAAAAAGCGCGGGGTGTTCCAGCCCAAGCGAGCGGGGGCTATCCAGCAGGCAGCGCGCAGGCTAAGCTTGGCTCAATTGCATCGTGCCATTCAGCTTTGCGGTACTACCGATCGCGCGGCCAAGGGATACGGCGATCTTCCGCCGTGGCACCATCTCAGAGATCTTTCGGCTCTGCTTGCCGGCGCCCACTGA
- a CDS encoding endonuclease: MKKIIAIPTTLAIALSTGMVIAQNTRFSDPDSVVKNEFWGNIYADGGSSFFCDEPFKSKGFVMTDGHIYPLADIRSALDCGTKSQCKRDNRYRQIASDLHNTVPVRSRIELKRRTARYEDLSKATDRDECGIRTNNQFFEPAERIKGDVARTMAYMVDTYDLPWLGATPVFQSWSKLDPPDDKELTRHRRVAEVQGNENPFVTNPDLMNHL, encoded by the coding sequence ATGAAAAAAATAATAGCCATACCCACGACACTTGCTATCGCTCTTTCAACCGGCATGGTGATCGCCCAAAACACTCGGTTCAGCGATCCCGATTCTGTTGTGAAGAATGAGTTTTGGGGCAATATTTATGCGGACGGCGGTTCGTCTTTTTTCTGTGATGAGCCGTTTAAGTCCAAAGGTTTTGTGATGACCGATGGGCATATTTATCCGCTCGCAGATATTCGGTCAGCCTTGGATTGCGGTACGAAGTCCCAGTGCAAGCGTGACAATCGTTATCGGCAGATTGCGTCGGATTTACACAATACGGTGCCGGTCCGTAGTCGTATTGAACTGAAACGTCGGACGGCGCGTTATGAAGATTTAAGCAAGGCGACCGATCGGGATGAGTGCGGTATTCGCACGAACAATCAATTCTTTGAGCCGGCAGAGCGCATTAAGGGTGATGTTGCTCGCACCATGGCCTATATGGTGGATACTTATGATTTGCCGTGGCTGGGGGCGACTCCGGTGTTTCAAAGCTGGAGTAAGCTTGACCCGCCGGATGACAAGGAGCTAACTCGGCATCGCAGGGTGGCAGAGGTTCAAGGTAATGAGAATCCGTTTGTGACCAATCCTGACCTGATGAATCACCTGTAA